In one Alphaproteobacteria bacterium genomic region, the following are encoded:
- a CDS encoding DSD1 family PLP-dependent enzyme, giving the protein MSNRLDFSTLEVGYDVPAAVGMDEADIQTPCLVVDLDAFERNVAKMRDFCREAGVRHRVHGKMHKSADVALYQIEHGDASGICCQKVSEAEAFARAGVKDILVSNQVRDPAKIDRLARLPTLGVRTLCCVDDLTNVADLSAAAQKHGTEIECLVEIDCGAGRCGVTETAEVVAIAKAIDAAPGLRFGGIQAYQGAMQHLDRYEDRKAKIDIAVAMVTDAVQALKPEGLDCDIVGGGGTGSYYFEGASGVYNELQCGSYAFMDADYGRILDKDGNRIDQGEWENALFILTSVMSHAKADKAICDAGLKAQSVDSGLPVVFGRSDVEYVKCSDEHGVIADPDGKLAINEKLRLVPGHCDPTCNVHDWYVGVRGGKVETLWPITARGKAY; this is encoded by the coding sequence ATGAGCAACAGACTGGATTTCTCGACCCTGGAAGTCGGATATGACGTGCCGGCCGCAGTCGGAATGGACGAAGCGGACATTCAGACGCCTTGTCTGGTCGTCGACCTGGATGCATTCGAACGCAACGTCGCCAAGATGCGCGACTTCTGCCGGGAAGCCGGCGTGCGGCACCGCGTGCACGGCAAAATGCACAAATCCGCCGATGTGGCCCTGTATCAGATCGAACATGGCGATGCGTCCGGCATCTGCTGCCAGAAGGTCTCGGAGGCGGAGGCCTTTGCCCGGGCCGGGGTGAAGGACATCCTTGTCTCCAATCAGGTTCGGGATCCCGCCAAGATCGACCGTCTGGCCCGTCTGCCGACATTAGGGGTGCGGACGCTTTGCTGCGTCGACGACCTGACGAACGTCGCCGACCTGTCGGCGGCCGCGCAGAAGCATGGGACGGAAATCGAGTGTCTGGTCGAGATCGACTGCGGCGCAGGGCGATGCGGCGTGACCGAAACGGCTGAAGTTGTCGCCATCGCCAAGGCGATCGATGCCGCGCCGGGCCTCAGGTTCGGCGGCATTCAGGCCTATCAGGGCGCGATGCAGCACCTTGACCGTTACGAAGACCGAAAGGCGAAGATCGACATCGCTGTCGCGATGGTGACGGACGCGGTTCAGGCGTTGAAACCGGAAGGTCTGGACTGCGACATTGTCGGGGGCGGCGGCACCGGGTCGTATTATTTCGAGGGCGCGTCCGGTGTCTATAACGAGCTGCAATGCGGTTCCTACGCCTTCATGGATGCGGATTACGGGCGTATTCTGGACAAGGACGGCAACCGCATCGATCAGGGGGAATGGGAGAACGCCCTGTTCATCCTGACATCCGTCATGAGTCACGCGAAGGCGGACAAGGCGATCTGCGATGCCGGTCTGAAGGCACAGAGCGTCGATTCCGGACTGCCCGTCGTGTTCGGCCGAAGCGACGTCGAATATGTGAAGTGCTCGGACGAACATGGTGTGATCGCCGATCCCGACGGTAAGCTAGCGATCAACGAGAAACTTCGTCTGGTTCCCGGTCATTGCGATCCGACCTGCAACGTTCACGACTGGTATGTCGGCGTTCGGGGCGGGAAGGTCGAGACGCTCTGGCCGATCACGGCGCGCGGCAAGGCGTATTGA
- a CDS encoding bifunctional allantoicase/(S)-ureidoglycine aminohydrolase, with protein sequence MNDVASRERSYYAPKGGLPAQTDLMTQRAVFTEAYAVIPKGVMSDIVTSNLPFWSETRAWIIARPLSGFSETFSHYIVEVSRGGGSDRPDLESGAESVLFMVEGTATLTLNGETHSLRAGSYAFLAPGADWRLHNGDSERAEFHWIRKLYEPVEGIDPPESFVTHDSAVTPTPMPDTNGCWATSRFVESTDMRHDMQVNIVTFQPGGVIPFEETHVMEHGLYVLEGKAVYKLNRDWVEVEAGDYMWLRAFCPQACYAGGPGTFRYLLYKDINRHAKLRGVGAFGR encoded by the coding sequence ATGAACGATGTCGCCTCACGCGAAAGATCGTATTACGCACCGAAGGGCGGACTGCCCGCCCAGACCGACCTGATGACGCAACGGGCGGTCTTCACCGAAGCCTATGCCGTCATTCCGAAAGGGGTGATGAGTGATATCGTCACCAGCAACCTGCCCTTCTGGTCCGAGACCCGCGCCTGGATCATCGCCCGGCCGCTATCCGGATTTTCGGAAACCTTCTCGCACTACATCGTCGAGGTGAGCCGCGGCGGCGGCAGCGACCGCCCCGACCTTGAATCCGGCGCCGAAAGCGTCCTGTTCATGGTCGAAGGGACGGCAACCCTGACACTGAATGGCGAAACCCATTCGTTGCGCGCCGGCAGTTATGCCTTTCTGGCGCCCGGCGCCGATTGGCGCCTGCACAACGGCGACAGCGAACGCGCCGAATTCCACTGGATTCGTAAGCTCTATGAACCGGTCGAGGGAATCGATCCGCCCGAAAGCTTCGTCACCCATGACAGCGCCGTCACGCCGACGCCAATGCCGGATACGAATGGCTGCTGGGCGACCAGCCGGTTCGTGGAATCGACCGACATGCGCCATGACATGCAGGTCAATATCGTCACCTTCCAGCCGGGCGGCGTCATTCCCTTCGAGGAAACCCACGTCATGGAGCATGGTCTCTACGTTCTGGAAGGCAAGGCGGTCTACAAACTGAACCGCGACTGGGTCGAGGTCGAGGCCGGCGACTACATGTGGCTGCGGGCATTCTGCCCGCAGGCCTGCTATGCCGGTGGCCCGGGGACATTCCGGTACCTGCTGTACAAGGACATCAATCGCCACGCCAAGCTGCGGGGCGTCGGGGCCTTCGGACGATGA
- a CDS encoding 8-oxoguanine deaminase translates to MASPAEGTVLIRNADVVVTMDAGRRELKGTDILLADGVIVSVGKRNADTAADTVIDATGCVVTPGLVNTHHHLYQTLTRAVPAGQDALLFGWLKALYPIWARMTPDDMFVSAQLGLAELALSGCTMSSDHLYLYPNGVRLEDTIAAAQTIGIRFHPTRGAMSIGESDGGLPPDSLVEEEEAILRDFIRVVDAFHDPAPGAMVRVGLAPCSPFSVSTGLMKDAAALARDKGVMLHTHLAENDEDIAYSLANFGCRPGQYAEDLGWTGDHVWHAHCVKLDAAEIDLFARTRTGVAHCPCSNCRLGSGIAPLRQMRDAGVPVALGVDGSASNDSGNLIAEARQALLLQRVQNGADAMSAREVLEVATLGGAAVLGRGTELGSIETGKRADVAIWDVSALEAAGAWDPVAALVLCGPLPVRDLLVEGRPIVRDRQLTSADPVGIAAEARRRVARLLD, encoded by the coding sequence ATGGCTTCGCCCGCCGAAGGAACGGTCCTGATCCGCAACGCCGATGTTGTGGTGACCATGGATGCGGGGCGTCGCGAATTGAAGGGTACCGATATCCTGCTGGCAGACGGGGTTATCGTTTCGGTCGGCAAGAGGAATGCCGACACGGCCGCGGACACGGTCATCGATGCGACAGGCTGTGTCGTGACACCGGGTCTGGTGAATACCCATCACCACCTTTATCAAACCCTGACCCGCGCGGTACCGGCCGGTCAGGATGCGCTGCTGTTCGGCTGGCTGAAGGCGCTGTATCCGATCTGGGCACGCATGACGCCGGACGACATGTTCGTGTCGGCACAGCTGGGCCTGGCGGAACTGGCCCTGTCCGGCTGCACCATGAGTTCGGACCATCTCTATCTTTACCCGAACGGCGTCCGCCTGGAGGACACGATCGCGGCCGCGCAAACGATCGGCATTCGGTTTCACCCGACCCGCGGGGCCATGAGCATCGGCGAATCCGACGGCGGCCTGCCTCCGGATTCCCTCGTCGAGGAAGAGGAGGCGATCCTGCGCGACTTCATTCGGGTGGTGGACGCGTTTCACGATCCGGCGCCCGGTGCGATGGTCCGGGTCGGGCTCGCTCCCTGCTCCCCCTTTTCCGTCAGCACAGGACTGATGAAAGACGCCGCCGCGCTTGCCCGGGACAAGGGTGTGATGTTGCACACCCATCTGGCAGAGAACGACGAGGACATCGCCTATTCCCTCGCCAATTTCGGCTGCCGCCCCGGACAATATGCGGAAGACCTGGGCTGGACCGGTGACCATGTCTGGCACGCCCATTGTGTCAAACTGGACGCGGCGGAAATCGATCTGTTCGCCCGGACACGAACCGGCGTTGCGCATTGTCCCTGTTCGAATTGCCGCCTCGGTTCCGGGATCGCGCCATTACGACAGATGCGGGACGCCGGTGTCCCTGTCGCCCTCGGGGTCGACGGTTCGGCCAGCAACGACAGCGGGAACCTGATCGCGGAGGCACGCCAGGCGCTTCTGCTGCAGCGCGTCCAGAATGGCGCGGACGCCATGAGTGCCCGCGAGGTGCTCGAAGTCGCCACGCTGGGCGGCGCGGCGGTTCTGGGACGGGGCACAGAACTTGGCTCCATCGAAACCGGCAAGCGTGCGGATGTCGCAATCTGGGACGTCTCCGCGCTTGAAGCCGCCGGCGCCTGGGATCCCGTCGCCGCGCTTGTTCTCTGCGGCCCGTTGCCGGTGCGCGACCTTCTGGTCGAAGGCCGCCCCATAGTCCGGGACCGGCAACTGACCTCGGCGGACCCGGTTGGCATCGCGGCGGAAGCCCGTCGCCGGGTCGCCCGTCTTCTCGACTGA
- a CDS encoding ureidoglycolate lyase has translation MSRTIPVEPLTRAGFADFGAVIEASGSPSFMINAGRCGRFHDLARPEWSGEEGAVALSVARSDAVSLPLELDLLERHPLGSQAFIPMNGTQFIVIVAPDENGRPGRPKAFLANGAQGIQYNANCWHGVLAPLDGPSDFLIVDRVGKGANLEEHALDAPYTIVLE, from the coding sequence ATGAGCCGAACCATCCCGGTCGAGCCGCTGACCCGCGCCGGTTTCGCCGACTTTGGCGCGGTGATCGAAGCCAGCGGTAGCCCGAGCTTCATGATCAATGCAGGTCGGTGCGGGCGGTTTCATGATCTCGCCCGCCCTGAATGGTCCGGTGAGGAAGGTGCGGTAGCGCTGAGCGTCGCGCGAAGCGACGCCGTCTCCCTCCCCCTGGAACTGGACCTGCTGGAACGCCATCCACTGGGCAGTCAGGCCTTCATTCCAATGAACGGCACGCAGTTCATCGTGATCGTCGCACCGGACGAAAACGGCAGGCCAGGCCGGCCGAAGGCATTCCTGGCCAATGGTGCTCAGGGCATTCAGTACAATGCGAATTGCTGGCACGGCGTACTGGCGCCGCTGGATGGTCCGTCGGATTTCCTGATTGTCGATCGCGTGGGTAAGGGTGCCAACCTTGAGGAACATGCCCTCGACGCCCCCTACACGATCGTTCTGGAGTAA
- the uraH gene encoding hydroxyisourate hydrolase, which translates to MATGRLTTHVLNTASGRPAANLKVSLYRLDGENRTLVRDIRTNSDGRADEPLLSGDAFRTGVYELVFHAGDYLKGEGLDAAPPLFLDVIPIRFGIAAADQHYHVPLLLSPYGYSTYRGS; encoded by the coding sequence ATGGCGACGGGTCGATTGACCACGCATGTATTGAATACGGCATCGGGGCGCCCGGCGGCGAACCTGAAGGTCTCGCTTTATCGCCTGGACGGCGAAAATCGCACTCTTGTCCGTGACATCCGAACCAATTCCGATGGTCGCGCGGATGAACCGCTGCTGTCCGGCGACGCCTTCAGGACAGGGGTCTACGAACTGGTGTTCCATGCCGGGGATTACCTCAAGGGCGAAGGGCTGGATGCGGCGCCGCCGCTTTTCCTGGATGTCATCCCGATACGGTTCGGGATCGCGGCGGCCGATCAGCACTATCATGTGCCGCTGCTGCTTTCGCCTTACGGCTATTCGACCTACAGAGGGAGCTGA
- the xdhA gene encoding xanthine dehydrogenase small subunit yields the protein MSEVRNEIRFLLNDRTVRLRDVGCSDTLLDHLRLDQALRGTKEGCAEGDCGACTVLVGRLDGDGLRYETVNACIRLLPSVDLCHVVTIEHLRAADGGLHPVQQAMVDLHGSQCGFCTPGIVMSLYALWMQNAKPQEADVEVALQGNLCRCTGYQPIIRAALDASGRGDPALDVLTTERDAIIGRLRELDDGCRVVTSNGGSTAILPSGVDDLAEILSEYENPTIVAGATDVGLWITKFMREIAPAVFIGHLTELKRIDVDDDGVTLGSGVTYSECEPVIAAHFPHLTDYWRRIGGWQVRNMGTVGGNIANGSPIGDTPPVLIALGAEITLRRGRERRVVKLEDFFIDYGKQDREAGDFVESIRIPFADPSARLAAYKISKRRDEDISSVCGGFCVTFDCGLVKDVRLAFGGMAATPKRAMTAEAALRGREWTETTVAEAMKALSQDFAPISDWRASAEYRATVAANLLRRFYLETTDAEKSVRLSA from the coding sequence GTGTCCGAGGTCCGGAACGAAATCCGATTTCTCCTGAATGACCGTACGGTCCGGCTGCGTGATGTCGGCTGTTCCGACACGCTGCTGGATCACCTGCGACTCGATCAGGCGCTGCGCGGGACAAAGGAAGGCTGCGCCGAGGGCGACTGCGGTGCCTGCACGGTGCTGGTCGGCCGCCTGGATGGGGACGGTCTGCGTTACGAGACGGTCAACGCCTGCATTCGCCTCCTGCCTTCCGTCGATCTGTGCCATGTCGTGACGATCGAACATCTTCGCGCGGCCGATGGCGGTCTTCACCCGGTCCAGCAGGCGATGGTCGATCTGCACGGCAGTCAATGCGGGTTCTGTACGCCCGGTATCGTCATGTCGCTCTATGCGTTGTGGATGCAGAACGCGAAGCCGCAGGAAGCCGATGTCGAGGTCGCGCTTCAGGGAAATCTGTGCCGTTGCACCGGATATCAACCGATCATTCGCGCGGCGCTGGATGCGTCGGGGCGTGGCGACCCGGCGCTGGACGTGCTCACCACGGAACGGGATGCCATCATCGGGCGGCTACGGGAACTCGACGACGGCTGCCGGGTCGTGACGTCGAACGGCGGTTCCACGGCGATCCTGCCGTCCGGTGTGGACGATCTGGCCGAGATTCTGAGCGAATATGAAAACCCGACCATTGTTGCCGGGGCCACGGATGTGGGGCTCTGGATCACGAAGTTCATGCGTGAAATTGCCCCCGCCGTCTTCATCGGCCACCTGACGGAATTGAAGCGGATCGACGTCGACGACGACGGTGTGACCCTGGGGTCGGGCGTAACCTATTCGGAATGCGAGCCGGTGATAGCGGCGCATTTCCCGCATCTGACGGATTACTGGCGTCGGATCGGCGGCTGGCAGGTCCGTAACATGGGCACGGTCGGCGGCAATATCGCCAATGGTTCCCCGATCGGTGATACGCCGCCGGTACTGATTGCGCTGGGGGCGGAAATCACGTTGCGGCGCGGCCGGGAACGTCGGGTCGTGAAGCTGGAAGACTTCTTCATCGATTACGGCAAGCAGGACCGGGAAGCGGGCGATTTCGTGGAATCGATCCGCATTCCCTTCGCCGATCCCAGTGCCCGCCTCGCAGCCTACAAGATATCCAAGCGGCGCGACGAGGACATCTCGTCCGTTTGTGGCGGCTTTTGCGTCACGTTTGACTGCGGTCTGGTCAAGGACGTTCGTTTGGCCTTCGGCGGCATGGCGGCGACGCCGAAGCGCGCAATGACGGCTGAGGCGGCCCTGCGGGGTCGGGAATGGACCGAAACGACCGTGGCAGAAGCGATGAAGGCGTTGTCACAGGATTTTGCGCCGATCAGCGACTGGCGGGCTTCTGCGGAATACCGTGCTACGGTCGCGGCGAACCTGCTGCGCCGCTTCTATCTGGAGACCACGGATGCTGAAAAGTCTGTGAGGCTGAGCGCATGA
- a CDS encoding ornithine cyclodeaminase family protein, whose protein sequence is MLIVSEETCRRVVGRADAYAAVEAVFGAMAKGEASNFPVVREAIGHADALYGFKSGFDRAGLVLGVKSGGYWPGNVENGLTNHQSTVILFDPDTGRLKALVGGNYLTAARTAAASAVSIAHLARQDARVLGMIGAGHQATFQLRAAAEQRDFEKVVAWNLHAEMLPSLAAVADELGLPFEAVDRESLGAQADVIITVTSAHEPLLMRDWIRPGTHIACMGTDTKGKQELDPALVAAASVFTDEVAQSVTIGETQHAVAAGLLDPAAITPIGAVVNGTHPGRTSEAEVTLFDGTGVGLQDLAVASVAADLAQRHGEVVTAEL, encoded by the coding sequence ATGCTGATCGTATCGGAAGAGACGTGCCGGCGTGTGGTCGGACGTGCCGACGCATACGCCGCGGTGGAGGCCGTGTTCGGCGCCATGGCAAAGGGGGAGGCCAGCAACTTCCCTGTCGTCCGGGAGGCCATCGGCCATGCCGATGCTCTCTATGGCTTCAAGTCAGGTTTTGATCGCGCGGGGCTGGTCCTGGGCGTCAAGTCGGGCGGCTACTGGCCCGGAAATGTGGAAAACGGCCTGACCAACCACCAGTCCACGGTCATCCTGTTCGACCCGGATACCGGGCGGTTGAAGGCCCTGGTCGGCGGCAATTATCTGACGGCGGCTCGTACGGCCGCCGCCAGCGCCGTTTCCATCGCCCATTTGGCACGCCAGGATGCCCGGGTCCTCGGCATGATCGGGGCAGGGCACCAGGCGACCTTCCAGCTAAGAGCCGCCGCAGAACAGCGGGACTTCGAAAAGGTCGTTGCCTGGAATCTTCATGCGGAGATGCTGCCATCTCTCGCAGCCGTGGCCGATGAGTTGGGTCTGCCCTTCGAAGCTGTCGATCGGGAGTCGCTGGGTGCGCAGGCGGACGTCATCATCACCGTCACGTCAGCCCATGAGCCTCTGCTGATGCGGGACTGGATCAGGCCGGGCACACATATCGCCTGCATGGGGACCGACACCAAAGGAAAGCAGGAACTGGACCCGGCTCTGGTGGCCGCCGCCTCCGTCTTCACCGATGAGGTCGCCCAATCCGTGACCATCGGTGAGACGCAGCATGCGGTCGCCGCCGGCCTGCTGGACCCGGCGGCCATCACGCCGATCGGCGCCGTCGTCAACGGGACGCATCCGGGCCGGACGTCTGAAGCGGAAGTTACGCTGTTCGATGGGACCGGTGTCGGGTTGCAGGATCTCGCAGTCGCGTCCGTTGCGGCCGATCTTGCGCAGCGCCACGGGGAAGTAGTGACGGCGGAACTCTAG
- the puuE gene encoding allantoinase PuuE yields MSVYPRDMHGFGQVPPDPQWPGNAKIAIQFVVNYEEGGENCLLHGDPASEAFLSEIVGAAAWPDQRHWNMESIYEYGARAGFWRLHRLFTDSQIPVTVYGVATALARNPVQVRAMQDAKWEIASHGLKWIEHKDMPEAEERAQIREAIRLHTEVTGQRPTGWYTGRCSVNTVKLVAEEGGFDYISDSYADDLPYWMEIGDRDQLIVPYTLDANDMRFATPQGFNTGDHFFQYLKESFDTLYAEGEAGQAKMLSIGLHCRLIGRPGRLQGLRRFIDYAKGHEAVWFARRIEIADHWRSHFPHSRRTRPSTMDRTTFVKTFGGIFEHSAWIAERAYDGFERGPAHDTAIGVHSLLARAFRSADETERLAVLNAHPDLAGKLAQAKRLTAESTQEQASAGLDALTDDERSTFQALNTRYVEKHGFPFIIAVRDHDKEGILNAFKTRIDNDRDTEFAEACRQVERIAELRLKELLP; encoded by the coding sequence ATGTCCGTTTATCCGCGCGACATGCATGGCTTCGGCCAGGTCCCGCCCGATCCCCAATGGCCGGGCAATGCAAAGATCGCCATTCAGTTCGTGGTCAACTACGAAGAAGGTGGCGAGAACTGCCTGCTTCATGGAGACCCCGCTTCCGAAGCCTTCCTGTCGGAGATCGTCGGCGCGGCCGCCTGGCCGGATCAGCGTCACTGGAACATGGAATCGATCTACGAGTATGGCGCACGGGCCGGCTTCTGGCGTCTGCATCGTCTGTTCACCGATTCGCAGATACCGGTCACCGTCTATGGCGTCGCCACTGCGCTGGCGCGCAACCCGGTGCAGGTCCGCGCAATGCAGGATGCGAAATGGGAAATCGCGTCCCATGGCCTGAAATGGATCGAACATAAGGACATGCCAGAGGCCGAGGAGCGCGCGCAGATTCGCGAGGCGATCCGGCTGCACACCGAAGTCACGGGCCAACGACCGACGGGATGGTATACCGGCCGATGCTCGGTCAACACGGTGAAACTCGTCGCCGAAGAGGGCGGTTTTGACTATATTTCAGACAGTTATGCCGACGACCTTCCCTATTGGATGGAGATCGGGGACCGTGACCAGCTAATCGTGCCCTATACCCTGGATGCGAACGACATGCGGTTTGCCACCCCGCAGGGTTTCAACACCGGAGACCATTTCTTCCAGTATCTGAAGGAAAGCTTCGACACCCTGTATGCCGAGGGCGAAGCCGGCCAGGCCAAGATGCTGTCGATCGGTCTGCATTGCCGACTGATCGGCCGTCCGGGTCGGCTGCAGGGGCTTCGGCGCTTCATCGACTACGCGAAGGGCCACGAAGCCGTCTGGTTTGCGCGACGGATCGAGATCGCCGATCACTGGAGGTCCCATTTCCCCCACTCGCGCCGAACCCGTCCGAGCACGATGGACCGCACGACCTTCGTGAAGACCTTTGGCGGCATTTTCGAACATTCTGCCTGGATCGCCGAACGGGCCTATGACGGGTTCGAACGCGGACCGGCCCACGATACGGCGATCGGGGTTCACAGCCTTCTGGCGCGGGCCTTTCGAAGCGCCGACGAAACGGAGCGCCTGGCAGTCCTGAACGCCCACCCCGATCTGGCCGGCAAACTGGCTCAGGCGAAACGACTGACCGCTGAATCCACGCAAGAACAGGCCAGCGCCGGTCTCGACGCGCTGACCGATGACGAGCGCTCGACGTTTCAGGCACTCAACACGCGGTATGTGGAAAAACATGGATTCCCCTTCATCATCGCAGTCCGCGATCATGACAAGGAAGGGATTCTGAACGCATTCAAGACGCGCATCGACAACGATCGCGACACGGAATTCGCGGAGGCCTGCAGACAGGTGGAACGAATTGCGGAGCTCAGACTGAAGGAACTTCTACCATGA
- a CDS encoding pyridoxal-phosphate dependent enzyme — MGDAMQIPTYDDVLAARSRIAPHIHRTPVLTSGYLDELTGAKLFFKCENFQKAGAFKVRGASNAVFGLDEARARIGVATHSSGNHALSLSYAAGRRGIPVTVVMPRTAPEAKKAAVRGYGGRIVECEPSTSSREAVFADVVAETGAEFVHPYNDPRVIAGQGTCSLELTEQVDGLDAVVAPIGGGGMVSGTCLTLSSIAGHVEIYAAEPKNADDACRSFKAGHIIADDAPETVADGLKVPLKDLTWHFVSSHVTDVLTATEEEIVEAMRLTWQRLKIVMEPSSAVPLATVLKNRDVFAGKRVGIVVTGGNVDLDKLPWLNPQALAA; from the coding sequence ATGGGGGACGCAATGCAGATTCCGACTTATGACGATGTCCTGGCGGCAAGATCCCGGATTGCCCCGCATATTCATCGGACTCCGGTCCTGACGTCCGGATATCTCGATGAACTGACCGGCGCCAAGCTGTTCTTCAAGTGCGAGAACTTTCAGAAGGCCGGGGCGTTCAAGGTGCGCGGCGCATCCAATGCCGTGTTCGGGCTGGATGAGGCCAGGGCCCGTATCGGGGTTGCCACCCATTCCTCCGGCAATCATGCGCTGTCACTGTCCTATGCGGCGGGCCGCCGGGGTATTCCGGTGACGGTCGTGATGCCGAGAACGGCGCCCGAGGCAAAGAAGGCGGCCGTGCGGGGCTATGGCGGGCGGATCGTCGAATGCGAACCATCGACGTCGTCGCGGGAGGCGGTCTTCGCCGATGTCGTCGCCGAGACCGGGGCGGAATTCGTTCACCCCTATAACGATCCCCGGGTCATTGCCGGGCAGGGCACCTGTTCCCTGGAACTGACGGAGCAGGTCGACGGTCTCGACGCCGTGGTCGCACCGATCGGCGGCGGCGGCATGGTGTCGGGCACCTGCCTGACCCTGTCCAGCATCGCCGGTCATGTCGAGATCTATGCGGCGGAACCGAAGAATGCGGATGATGCCTGCCGATCCTTCAAGGCGGGCCACATCATCGCGGACGACGCCCCTGAAACGGTGGCCGACGGGCTGAAGGTACCGCTGAAGGACCTGACCTGGCACTTCGTTTCGTCCCATGTCACCGACGTACTGACCGCGACCGAGGAGGAAATCGTCGAGGCGATGCGACTGACCTGGCAGCGGCTGAAGATCGTCATGGAACCTTCCAGCGCGGTGCCGCTCGCAACCGTTCTGAAGAACCGCGATGTGTTCGCCGGCAAGCGTGTCGGCATCGTCGTAACCGGTGGCAATGTCGACCTCGACAAGCTGCCCTGGCTGAACCCTCAAGCACTGGCTGCGTGA